The genomic stretch CCATAGTTGATGCTTTCCTTTTAGGGAGTGCACCAACAGATCTTGATATCACTGAAGCAGATAAGGCTTCAATTACCAACTTGCAGAATGAGGTGTTCCAGCTAGAGAAAGAGAAGACCATGGAGGAtaagaggaagaaggagaaCATAGCACGAACCAACAATAAGATCCAGGAGGCCTCAAAGCAAGCCAAGTATGTTTATGGTAACATAGAGGATCTTGATGCCACTGAGCTCTTTGACATGTACTGTGAGCTCTCACGAGTAAAGAAAGAGATTGATGATTGCTTACCTACCTTGCTCCGTGGGGACAAAGTAGAAGCTGGTGGTCATCTTAGAGATCCGTCACTGCTGCAGCCCACTTGGTGGCGTTCCATGCCTCCTCCACAAGTTGCGACACCACCAAAGTATCCATGGGCTTCCTTTCAAGCTTGCTTCCATCAACATCCATGGTTGTCCACATCTACATCAGTGCCAACAAGGTCAGGCTCCTCGCTTCCAAACTCAATGATCCTTCCATCACCGCTGGTACCACAaaacccattgcaacatcactaCCCTCTGGCACCACATAGTCCTCCCACTTccagtgtgcaattccaagcacCCAAGACACTGCCAACACCTATGGAAGCTCATAACCCTTACACCAATCACATCCATGGGATAGACATCAATGATAATAGCTCACACCCATTCTCATTTTCACCTATACTATCTTCATCGATGACACCCCAACGATCATCATTGCAAATGACTCCACCATTAGATGATTCATTTTCTCTATCGTTGTCACCGCAAATTTCATCCCCGATGCATCTAGGGTCATCATTCCAACAACAACTTCCTTTCAATGTACAGAATTACAACTCTGTGCTGCCACCTCAAAACTATACAAATGTTGGCTCAACTTTGATCCATTCTCATCAATTGTTCTATAGTAACTTATCATCACCTGAACTAAATGTTGAGTTGGGAAGCatcgagaagagtggagccaccCAAGTTGGCGACGGTGGACACAATGAGAGATTTGGTTTGTCCAACCCTCCACAAAGTGATGGTGGCTTGGATTGGATGATGCCCAATTCCTTTTATGTAGGAGAAAGCTCTGGTGGTGGCGATGCAGGAGGCAATCTTGGTGGCCTCAACTCCCCTTGGTACTAGTTCATGCAAGAGTTGTAGTTGGTTTGTCGTGTTGTTTTTCAGTAATGTCAATTAGAAAGTTAGTTATAGCTTGTCATTAGGCAAGTAAATGAGGTTTAGGTCATCGTCCAGTCAAACTTCTTTCATTGAGCACAGGTGCATGTATGAGTGTATTGAGGGCCCAACTCTTGAAGTTTGTTTCATGAGTTTGATCCTTATTACATCTGTACAATGCTTTTGAAATCTTCATTTTATTGATTAAATGAATCATTGGGTTGAAATTAGTATGGATTTTATACAGGCATTACCAAGAACACCAAATAGAAATGATAGTATATGGGTACTAGTAGATCGACTAACCAAGTTTGCGCATTTTATTCCCATCAAGAAGACTTTTGCCTTGGAGAAATTAGCTAAGATATATATCAAAGAAATTGTATCTTTGCATGGAGTTCCCTTATCGATTGTGTCAGACCCACACTTTAttgtcaaaatttgggaaggcCTGCACAAGGCATTAGGGAGTAAGCTATATTTTAGTATGGCCTACCATCCATAGACTGATGGACAGAATGAAATGGTAAACTAGATTGTGGAAGATATCTTTGATCATGTCTTCTTGAATTTAAAGGAGCATGGGATGAATATATGCCCTTAGCAGAGTTTgcttacaataatagctatctgGCAAGGATACAAATGGCTCTCTATGAAGCATTATATGGTAGAAAATGTATATTGCCTCTATGCTAGGATGAGGCCAAAGAAAGAAAATTTATAGGGCCTAATTTGATCCAACAGACCAAAGAAATAATATAGATAATACGAGAACAACTTCTAATTGCTCAAAGccaacaaaagagttatgccaaTAATAGAAGAAGGGATATCCAATTTGAAATAGGAGATTTAGTGTATATTAAGGTTTCTTCAATGAAAAATCAAGCAATTTGGACAAGGAAAGAAACCAGTATAAGATATATTGGACCATATTTTTCATCACTGAGCAAATAGAAGTAGCATACTAGGTACActtattagattctttgtttGGTGACCATAATGTGTCCCATGTATCATTGCTTCATAAATGTGGAGTCCCATGGAATAGTTGGACATAATAGGAACTGAGCTACAAGATGATTtgacatatgaagaatatcCTCTACACATATTGGATGTCAAGGCGGCTATATCAACTTGCTCAAAGCACCTCTCCCACAACCACCTAAAGATTTCCCTATAGTTCAATATGCGGACGATACACTGATGCTCCTTCAAGCTGATGCCAGGCAAATATTCTTCCTTAAAGCACTCTTGCATAGTTTTGTAGAGTCAACGGGTCTGTAGGTCAACTATAGAAAGTCATAAATGTACCATATCAATGTATCACAAGATAAGAGATGGCCTAGCTTGCGAACACCTTTGGTTGCGATATAGGCACAATGCCTTTTACCTATCTTTGCTTACCTAGGGCACAACCAAGCCGTGCTTGAGGATCTCACCCCATTGGTGGATAGAGTAGAAAGGAGGCTCTCTACGTGCTCTATTTGGCTTTCCTACTCAGGTAGACTGGAAATGATTAGCTTGGCTATAACTCCTATTACAACATATGCTATGTGCACTATCAAACTGCCAAAGAGTGTTATAGACAATATTGATAGAGCAAGAAAGCATTGTCTGTGGCATGGTAATGACTTCAAGAAGAATGATAGGAACTTAGTTGTGTGACTGATAGTGATGAAGTCCAAGGAAAAATGAGGGTTGGGGATCTTAAGCCCATGTCTATAGAATGACAATCTCCTCATGAAGTGTCCAAGTAATTTAATAATAGAGCATATATCCCATGGGTTTGCCTTGTTTGGAACAAATACTACAACAACCAAGTACCCCATGTAGAAAGAGAATTAGGTTCATTCTAGTGGAAAGATGTACTACATCTTAATACCATTTTCAAGGGAATTACTAAATGTGAGTTAGTGATGGCTATTTTGTATGTTTCTAGGATGATATGTGGACAGATTCAGTGCTAGCTCATAAATACCCAAGACTAGCCTCCTTTGCAAGAAATGATGGAATCTCGGTGTTAAAAGTCATGCAAGCATAATTTAACATCGAGATGAACTAGTTTGTATGTTTCATCTTCTACCTCTTGATGCACTATTCTTGCTACCTCTTTCTTAGCCGTCATTTGATGAACTAGAAAGTCTTCAGGCATAGCTGCAAGATGCCATATGATGAGAATAGTAGTGATAGCTGGCCACCAATATGGAGCAGTAAGTATACATCATGATGTTTTTACTCCCACTTTTTTAGAAGTATGTAAGTCCACTGATCTTCAAGATAGTTTGGAAATCAAGGTGCACCCCAAGAATCAAATTCTTTGCCTAGCTTGTCATGGTGGATTGTTTGAACACCAAATCCATGCTACACAGAAGACATCTAAACATACAAGACAGTGCTACATGTGTCATGTGCAATACTAGGGCTGAGGAAACTATAGAAAACCTCTTGTTTGATTGTTCTTTCACATAGGAATGTTGGGTGACCATCCACTTCGATTGGGATGTTTCTTTGCAACTGCTAAATAGGTTTACCTAGGCAAGGTAGGTGAGCAACCTACCATTCTTCAAGGCCGCTTCTTGATAGTAGCATGGAGCTATGGAAAATACACAATAACAAGGTCTTCTAAAGATGTGACCCAAGCCCTACTATTTGGATAGCAAATTTTAAGAATCAATGTCTCCTCCAATATGTATGTTTCAAAGATGACCTTAGGTCATCCTTTTGTGTATGGCTTGATGCATTTATTAATCTATGTATGTAAGTGTGCTCTCTCTTTATTAATTAATGAAAAATTTCTCACCATGGGGATCTCCCTCATAGTCTTTTGTGTCACAAAAGGAAAGAGAAACTCAACAATGGAAAATTTGATTCTTAAAAATGTAATGGAGTAATCATATTGAAGTTGAAGCGACATGGGAAAAAGAAGATGATAAATGAAAATTACCCATATATGTTTGAATAAGTGAATGTATGGAAATTTTGGGGTCAATTTTTTTAAGGATAGATGGTTGTAAAAtcccaaataaataaataaataaatatgaatgAGCGAGCAAGTAGACTACACCCTCATGCTCATGTAAGTGAAAAGGAAATAAGAAAGAGGAGAGGAGATAACCTCATATGGATACTACCACATAGGAACACATGATAAAGAAGATAACTCTTAGCTGATCTGATCCTCCTCCCATTTACTACGAGTGTCATGTAGAACACTCCAATGCTAGTATAGAGTGACTTGCTCCCACCCCTCTAGATCTACACTACACATACATAGATCATAAGTGCCCTAGTTCTTCGCGCTTGCAAAAAGGGAAAGCTAGATGGCTAAGGTAGGAGTTGGAACATCTATGAAAGGAGTCACTAGAGAAATTAACTAGTAAAGGCAAGATTGTGCTTTTTAACTAACTTTCTTAATTAAGCCAGAAGCTGGTCTATATTTTATGCTCTATATTACATGTAAGCTAATACACATGCCATGAAAGTGTGAAAGATATTTCACCATGACTGATATGGCACATAAAATATGATACTGTTGCCATCTAGGTTGGTAATAGTTATACTTAGCCTGAGATAGCCAATCCAAAAATAGTGATGCACTGGCATGCTATGATTAGTGTAAATAGGATAAGATCCACACAAGTAGGTTGTCCGGTGAAATTTTTTCAGATGAAGGGTAACACCATATAATAATTATTGGTGGGAGATGGTGACAATAAACCTTTGCACTAATTATTATTACCACTGACTCATGACTCTTGTCATATTTATTTCTCTCACATGTAATTCCCTTTATTATTCTTGGTGAGTATGTGTAAACATACTCACTAGCTCTTCGTTTTGACATGTGCAGAAAGGGGGAAGAGTAGTGGGCTGACCCTGTTGGGCAGACTCTTATTTGCAGAATTGAAAGGAAGATGTCTGCTAGCTCTCACTTCCTTTCTTATGGTGGCAGACTGCAATTGGTTAACTCTGTCATTTCCTCTCTGCCTACCTACTACCTCTGTTCCCTCAAGCTTCCCGTCACAGTGGTGGAGGTGATTGACAAATATAAGAAAAATTGCCTTTGGAGAGGTaataattttaaaaataaaGGATATAACCTTGCTGCATGGGATCTTGTTAGGACTCAAAAATCTAAAGGGGGTCCTGGAGTTATCAACATCAGCCTCCAAAATGATGCCCTGCTGCTTAAGCATTTGGATAAATTCTACAGGAAGGCAGACATTCAATGGGTCAAAATCATCTGGGAGAAATACTACTCAGATAGTGTTCCTCATCTTTCAAGGGAAAGAGGCTCTTTCTGGTGGAAAGACATCTTGAGGCTCAATGTACAATTCAGAGGCATTGCTCTTTGTCTGCCAAATAAAGGTGACACTATTAGTTTCTGGGATGACCTCATTGATGGGAGAATTCTATCCTCTTGCTATGCTCACCTATTTCAGTATGCTAAAGATCCTAATGTCTCCCTTTGGAATGTGAGATCAATGGACAATTTGCTGGAACTCTTCAGGATCCCTATGTCTAAGCCTGCTTATAATGAGTTCCTTGAGCTCCAAGCTTACATTTCTCAGTTGGAACCATAtcaacaagatatcaatgacCAGTGGACCTATATTTGGGGCAATCAGAAATATTCCTCCAATCGGTACTATCAGCATCATTTTGCCCAATTGCAACCTCAACAGGCTATTCTATGGCTCTGGAAATCTAAGTGTGT from Sorghum bicolor cultivar BTx623 chromosome 3, Sorghum_bicolor_NCBIv3, whole genome shotgun sequence encodes the following:
- the LOC8084809 gene encoding transcription factor RLM1, with protein sequence MMLRRDRRSGVRFIEDGRDRSLTFFKRRSGLFKAASDLSTLTGARVAVVLESEHGKFSSFGTPEAGPIVDAFLLGSAPTDLDITEADKASITNLQNEVFQLEKEKTMEDKRKKENIARTNNKIQEASKQAKYVYGNIEDLDATELFDMYCELSRVKKEIDDCLPTLLRGDKVEAGGHLRDPSLLQPTWWRSMPPPQVATPPKYPWASFQACFHQHPWLSTSTSVPTRSGSSLPNSMILPSPLVPQNPLQHHYPLAPHSPPTSSVQFQAPKTLPTPMEAHNPYTNHIHGIDINDNSSHPFSFSPILSSSMTPQRSSLQMTPPLDDSFSLSLSPQISSPMHLGSSFQQQLPFNVQNYNSVLPPQNYTNVGSTLIHSHQLFYSNLSSPELNVELGSIEKSGATQVGDGGHNERFGLSNPPQSDGGLDWMMPNSFYVGESSGGGDAGGNLGGLNSPWY